gatgtttcccagtaatgggttgcagctggaatggcgtccgctgtgtaaaatgtgctggataagttggcggttcattccgctgtggcgatcctggattaataaagggactaagccgaaaagaaaatgaatgaatgaatgaagaaaatctgatttattttagtgAGGCTGGAATAAAGAGTTATTTaccaaacaataataattttatatttgattgttagaaattaattaataaaattaattattaaaaaattctaCATTTAACAGCAGTAAAGGCATTAATGTTAACtgagtataattattattattatttttaataataaaagatagggttagggtttttttttaaataataatttaataataaaagataaatagtTGCAAAAATAACAAAATTCTCATTTTAAGCTACAAATTTTGTttccaataaaacaaaacaaaacatctatatataaatatataaaaaaaaaaaaatatatatatatatatatataaatatgtcaaTCTCAATATTGGTTATTGGAAAGCATCAGTCTGTCAAAAAAACAAGCACGAGGAAAAGACAAGACAAAAGTTCACTGCGATTACAGTTACGCCAATTTCAATCCACAGAATTAAAGTCAATATTAATAAAGAATAACACTAATGAGGTACGTGTTAGAGATGGTTAAAGTCACCAGTGTGTGCATGAATCAGTTCAGAAGTAGAAAGAGACGGGGACAAAagagttttattaaaaaacaaaagaagaaaactgattaaaatatacaataactGCTGATTTCCATCCTCACACTCAGTAGATACAGACATGATTGAGCAGAAATAAAGGCacggcgtgtgtgtgtgcgtgtgtgtcagaCTGGTTTAAAGGCGCTGCTGATCCAATAATCTCCAATAATCAATCACAGCATGAAGGACTGCGTGTGCTTGAAATCCTGAGGCTGCAAAACAAACATCCATTTTCAATCTTCATGCTGAATTCTGCCAAACAGTGATGATATTTAAAAGCACTCAAACAAACACGCCCATAACATGACAGACCACGCCCATTTTCAACATctccttactgctgattggctgaaggAGACTGTCCTAAACGCTGGTCAAAACTGTTTGCATGTTTATTGGTCGCACTTTACAATACGATACTgtcagttaatatatttactatgaaagactggactgtgggggaaaccggagcacccggaggaaacccacaccaacatggggagaacatgtaaactccacacagaaacacacactgaaccagggactcgaaccagcaaccttcttgctgtgaggcgacagtgctaaccactgagccaccattttatttgattaataaatggccattaattaaattaaatgcagcgcagtgggtagcacaatcacctcacagcaagaaggtctttggttcgagtcccggctgggtcagttggtgtttctgtatggagtttgcatgttctccctgtgttggtgtgggtttcctccaggtgctccggtttcccccacagtccaaacacatgcgctataggggaattgggaaggctaaattggtcgtagtgtatgagtgtgaatgagtgtgtgtaggtgtttcccagtaatgggttgcagtgaaagggcatctgctgtgtaaaacatgctggaataattggcggttcattctgctgtggcgacccctgattaataaagggactaaaccgaaatgaaaatgaatgagtgattgaTCAAAAATAATCAGATAAGGAAGTAAGTGACTGTTGAACTGAATAAAGAAATGAAATCTCTCCTCACTCACTTCCTTCGGAGGGTGACTGTATCCTGAATGctgactgaaacacacacagaaacacacacgagATTCAGCAGTGTGATGATGCACAAACAGCAGGAAAAACATCCATATTAAACACTcatgaacaacacacacactccgcCGCGGGACCGCTCTctctgtacatgtgtgtgtgtgtggactcacGTGTGTTCGCTTGGGTTCAGATTCTGGCTGCTGATGTGTGTGACGCCGTGACAATGAGGGATCCAGAAtgacctgcaaacacacacacacacacactgctgcagtCAAAGCAGTGCAGCGGCacatgcagaacacacacactcacacatgcaggAGAGCGGCTGCTtaaccagaacacacacacatatctatacaCACgctcacatacacatatatacagactAATACACTCACAAACaggcatacatacacacacacacacacacacacacacacactgttttacTGTTTAAACACGTTAATGAAACTGCCCACTAGGGGGCGATCAGTGCTGTAATACCATCAGATCAACACGAATCACGCCTGTTCACTCAGATCGCCCCCTGGTGGAGAATCACTGAACAGGTTTCATAGGGTGTTTTTTTaacctgatctcagatcagttttacGAGTTATAAAcgttttaatgagacatttgtccAATGGAaagatataatttaatattataattaatatattagttaATAGTCTCCTGTTGTCCTGTTCAGCAGAGCCAcaataacacaaacaaatgattAAAGCCTTGATCATTTGTTAAAGATCATATATTATACAGACActttatatttaatgatattagatGTTAAGCTACCTACATTTATAGGTTACACTTTCAACTGAATGTTAGCAGTGTGTTTGAGTCAACTCTGCACGGTTGATCAGTCTCTGCTGCATTACACAGATTTGACCAGCAGGTGTCGTCAGCGTGTGTTGCCAGATGTACAATAATGATCGTATTTGTTTGATAATTTCATCATCTGTAGGATGTACGATCAATAATGAGAAAAGACCTATCATGTTTGATCACTTCagaattttatggcatttaaCAGTGATTTCATTATAATCTCCGGGCTTCTTCTTGATCGAGCTGCATCTTTTCTGTACTGTCTGTGAGGAGAAGCTGGAGTTTAGCAgctcttctcagccaatcaatgTGGAGAATGGCTCTCTCTCTCAGGAGTTAACGCTCCCGCTCCGCGTGCCCGTGATTAGGTCAGTAGTTCTCAGTTTGAGGTCGATCATTTAAGCattaatgttaaaacaattagTGCTGTAAAGGAAGGTGAGAAGGACAGGGGAGTTTTCCCTTGATGTTCTGGTTTTCCCCTATTCAGATGCGTCATGTGAACGTGTTTCACAAAACAAAGCCTGCACACCTCAGAGTGTGTTACATATTCAGGAGGGCGAACTGCTTTCTAGCCAGCCTGCCCTATTTTGCCGTCCATGATGGCATCTGATTTGTACAGCAAAATGAATCCCTCAATATCTGGCAACATTCAATGACAGCAACTCAGAGGTGGAGTTTAAGCCCTCCCACTAAGATATGCCTTTTTAACGTATTGTGGTAATTTGCACATTGTGTCAAAGcactatccctgctgaaaaatccagcttaaaccagcctaggctggttggctggttttagctggttgaccagcctggatttagaggggttttggccatttccaggctggtttccagccatttacagcctggtcttagctggtcaggctggaaagtgaccagctaaatccagcttgaccaggctggtttaagctggacatggcTCGTTTTggttgggctcccagcctggctaggctggtcaagctggttttagctggtcattttccagcctgaccagctaagaccagcctggaaatggccaaaacccctctaaaaccaggctggtcaaccagctaaaaccagcttaggtTATAGCTGTACACTCTCCGTTTGACTCGTGTACAATACTTTTACTCCAAATAAGATTATTTTTGAGGTTCTGGTatgatactttgacatttccaatctggcgTGTGCTGTTCCCAACGCACTGAAGAAGTGAATCATTCTGTGAAGCGGCTGGTTCATTTGTTTTgaagtaatacacacacacacacacacacacacacacacatacacacacacacacactcagattaGGTCTGTTAGATGAATGTGGTAAACTAGTACTCTTACCTTCCTCTGTGTCCTGTGTGTTAAAGAGTTAGCGAAGAGAAAACGAAAAGAAGAGAAATTCAGTGTGATATGGACACTCAGGACATTCACTGACTTCATTAAGCTGCAAAATCAGGTTTTACATTAGCATTTTTTAAGTTTACACACAAAAACGACTGAAATTGAAATGCTAACTCAACTATTTCCAGCTGAAGATCAGAGGACAGCAGCATCAACTACTCAGACGAGTCTTAACAAGTAAGATACTACTCACAATACATGCAAACTACcctcaatttaataataaaacagaacTGATTACCCTCGGCTAACTGCTAGCGCTTTAAATTTGTTCATATAGTCTGAATTCAGAACGTGCAATGTTTGTTAGCCTAACGCTGAACAATTAGTGCGAGTTAATAAACAGAATTCAACCGTTTGTTTCAGTCATCTTTAATCAGAATCTGCCCATCTGCCCTGTCACCCTTCTCTGATTGGGTGAAATACccttagccacgccccttcaaCTGTTAGTTTGCAGCGAGTGAAAGATAAGAGGCAGGGCTGAACAacaaaccccaccccctactcaatattcagcttcatttgtaaatatctcatcatcatcataagtCTGCAGCAATGGCAGTGTctgaaagggttagttcacgcaaaaataaaAACCTCCTCTATTTACTGGATCTGTagtcatataatggcagtgaatggtgacggATCAATATtcatggctcctgatgacacactgaggtcaaacgatcgctctgtgcaagaacgcattattatttttagctttatgagttatttattattaattattattactaatttattattattaccagacTACAATCGGACTACAGTCGCCAAGACTGCTGAATGTTGTGGGAACGAACCCTTAAACGTGCTGAGCTCCTGGAAGAGAGAGAAAATCAGAGACTCACGGCTGAAATATCCCTGTCGATGAGCCAAACACACTCCAAACGCACAGAGGACGAGGATCACACACACCAGAACCACAGCTGAGACCACCGCCGCCACGTTCAGgtcatctgacacacacacacacagaaatcagAAATCACAGATACACTCATATAgatacacagaaacacacacacacacatacagaaatatatgcagatacacacacacacactcaccgatctgcatgtgtgtgtgctggcagcTCTTGGGGGGTCCGACTCCGTTTTTGGCCTCGCAGTGATACTGACCTGCATCTGAGCGGCTCACCGTCTGAAACATCTGAACATGATCAGAGAGAGAATCAGATTCATGAATCAATCTAACGAATCActcagagcagtgtgtgtgtgtgtgtgtgtgtgtgtgtgtgtgtgtgtgtgtgtgtgtatgatgtgtCTGTGCacgtgtttgtgtgagagagcgTGTTTCTGATGTGGGTGTCTGAGTGTATCTgacgtgagtgtgtgtttttgtgcatgtatctgtgtgtatgtgtgtgtgtgtgtgtgtgtctgatgtgtgtttgtgtaagagtgtgtgtgcgtgtgtgtgtgtgtgatgtgtgcttctagtgagtgtgagtgtgtgtgtgaatctgatgtgtgtttgtgtacatgttcgtgtgagtgtgtgtgtgtgtgtgtgtgtatgtgtgtgtgtgtgtgtgtgtgtatgtgtgtgtgtgtgtgtgtgtgtcagacagtGTCAGTGTTCTCTGCAGTAGCTGGTGTCGGTCTGTCATCACGGCTTTGTCTGTGTGACACTCAGAGCTTCATAATAGAGCTGAAGATGAGGACATTCACCTCAGAACTGCAcaatcaccacacacacacacacacacacacacacacacacacacacacgcacacacacacacacacgcacacacacacacacacgcagcagtAATTCATTTCATGCTGCAAAGATGCATTCAGTTGATTGTAAAATACAGCACAGGCATAAACTAAATATCTCAGACATATACACAGGactgtggttgctatggtgttatgAGTGTTTGGAATGTGGTTGTTAGGGTGAAACAAGCGTTTGAATACAGTTACTAGGTTGTTATGAGTTTTCAAAATGTGGTAGCTAAGGTATTAATTATCATAGGACTGTGGTTGCTATGTTGTTATGAGTGTTTGGAATGTGGTTGTTAGGGTGAAACAAGTGTTGGAATACTGTACAGTTGCTAGGTTGTTATGAGTTTTTGGGCTGTGGTCACTACAGTGTTCTGAGTATAGGACTGTGGTTGCTTTGACCTTAAGAGTGTTTGGATAATACAGAGTGTTGTTAGAATacagttgctaggttgttttgAGTTTCTGagatgtggttgctagggtacttTGAGCATAGGactgtggttgctatggtgttataGGTGTTCTGAATGTGGTTGTTAGGCTGAAACAAGTATTGGTATATTGTTCCTGGGTTGTTATGAGATTTTGGAATGTGGTCGCTAGGGTTTTCTGAGTATAGGACTGTGGCTGCTATGGTGTCATAAGGGATTGGACTGTGGTTGTTAGGGTGAAACAAGTGCTGGAATACAGTTGCTAGGTTGTTATGAGTTTTCAGAATGTGGTCGCTAGGGTGTTATGAATATAGgactatggttgctatggtgttatgAGTGTTTGGAGTGTGATCGTTAGAGTGACATGAAAGTTTAGAATACATTTCTTAGGTTGTTATGAGTTTCTGAAATGTGGTCGCTAGGGTATTTATTACGATAGGattgtggttgctatggtgttatgAGTTTTTGGAATGAGGTAGTTAGGGTAAAACAAGTGTTTGAATACAGTTGCTAGGTTGTTATGAGTTTTCAAAATATGGTAGCTAAGGTATTAATTATTCTAGGactgtggttgctatggtgttatgAGTGTTTGGAATGTAGTTGTTAGGGTGAAACAAGTGTTGGAATACAGTTCCTAGGTTGTTATGAGGactgtggttgctatggtgttataACATTTTGGAATGTCATTATTAGAATGATATGAGTGATTGAATACAATTGTTAGGTTGTTATGTGTTTTCAAAATGTGGTTTCTAGGCTGTTATGAGGactgtggttgctatggtgtaaTGAAAGTTTGGAATGTAGATGTTAGGGTGAAACAAGTGTTGGAATACAGTTCCTGGGTTGTTATGAGTTTTCAGAATGGGGTCGCTAGAGAGTTATGAACATTGtactatggttgctatggtgttatgAGTGTTTGGAACGTGTTGGTATATTGTTCCTAGGTTGTTATGAGTTTTCAaaatgtggttgctaaggcattaatTATCATAGgactatggttgctatggtgttatgAGTGGTTGGAATGTAGTTGTTAGGGTGAAACAAGTGTTGGAATACAGTTCCTGGGTTGGTATGAGTTTTTgaaatgtggttgctagggtatttatTACCATAGGattgtggttgctatggtgttgtgaGTTTTTGGAATGTGGTTGTTAGGGTGAAACAAGTGTTTGAATACAGTTTCCTAGGTTGTTATGAGTTTTTGGAATGGGGTCGGTAGGGTGCTTTGAGCATAGGAATGTGTTAATGACATTGgaatgtggttgctatggtgttatgAGTGTTTGGAATTTGGTTGTTAGGGAGTTctaagtgtttatttcttttactgACCAGTACACCGGTGAACTCATTGACGGTGTATGTGGCGTTGGGATGCCGAATGGGCAGTGCGCGGTTGTCTTTGTACCAGGTGTAGACGGCGGGTGGGATGCTGTGTCGGTCTCTACAGCGCAGCTCCACCTGAGAGCCCGTCAGAGCAGAGCTAGGCACGTCACATGAGGGAGTCTGAGGAGGAACTACAGCAGGAACAGGTCAAACACAGCCGCACAACACCGTTACTCTGCATGACGTATGATGATGAGTGTTACCCAGAACTCTCAGAGTGACGTTGGTTTCTCCCAATGAGATGGAGTCACTCGGAGCGCTGACCTCACAACGATATTCGCCCGCATCCGCCTGAGTGACCCTGCGCAGCCGCACCGTCGCTCCTGCAATATCTGCACGATCCTGGAACGGCCCTGAACACACAGCACATTGAGAACAGTGTGAAAAACTATTGCCATGACGATCCTGCATGAGTTTTGCGGTCTGATGAATAAGTTCTAGGGTGTTAATGGGTGTTggaatgtggttgctagggtattattGACATTGGAAAGTGCATGCCAATGGTTATGAGTGTTTggaatgtggttgctagggtgttattgaCATTgaaatgtggttgctagggtgatatGACTGTTTGAATTGACGTTGCTAGGCTGTTATGTGTTGgaatgcagttgctagggtgttaacAGGTGTTGaaatgtggttgctagggcattatTGACATTGGAATGTGGTTGCTAAGGGTTATGAGTGTTTAGcgtgtggttgctatggtgttattGACATTgaaatgtggttgctagggtgttactgaCATTGGAATGTGGTTGCTAATGATTATGAGTGTTTggaatgtggttgctagggtgttattgaCATTGAAAGCAAAGGATAATGGTTGCTATGTGTTATGAGGGTTTTGAAtttggtttctagggtgttatgAGTGTTTGTTAGTCTGCTCTTTGGGATGCTAGTGAATATTATTGTGTTTGCTATGGTTTTAGGAGCGTAGGAATGATGtagctagggtgttgctatgctatTGGGATGCTACAAGTGGTCACTTCATTAAAGTAACAGCGACCCCCTCCTCAACAAACCGCATGTGTTAAGGAATGAAGTGTTTTATCAGTTACCTACGAATCGTTCTCCATAGTAAACGAAGGACACGTCTTTTTCCTTGTCTTTCCTCTTCCACTCGATGCGAGGGTTTGTGTCTTTTTCAGTCTTGAACTCGCAGGAGAGCTCTGCGTCTGTGGACAGAGACAGATTTTAGAGCTCATCCTACAGGTATGactgacatttgcatggaaacTGACTCAAACTCACCTGAGAACTCGTGCACCTCCACTTTAGGATTGCGGCTGCTGACTGTGACGGGGACCACAGGAACACCTAAAAACACACATCATGAGGATGAAGGAATACAGATGGACGGTTGTgatgtgtttaacggtcatcagcaacttaaataataaacattttgtaTGTACATTTGTAAAAGCTATATCTTTGCAGCAAATTACAGAAAAACGAATtccgcttatgcgaggtgtttttAATGCAACGTTTATGGGAGCGGGACCGTAATTTGATATTGTTATGTCCTttggctgctgttatcagtctcatactattatttcctttttctaaaagtcttgata
This genomic stretch from Danio aesculapii chromosome 1, fDanAes4.1, whole genome shotgun sequence harbors:
- the jam2a gene encoding junctional adhesion molecule 2A, which codes for MLVCVSLLILIHSVPVVPVTVSSRNPKVEVHEFSDAELSCEFKTEKDTNPRIEWKRKDKEKDVSFVYYGERFVGPFQDRADIAGATVRLRRVTQADAGEYRCEVSAPSDSISLGETNVTLRVLVPPQTPSCDVPSSALTGSQVELRCRDRHSIPPAVYTWYKDNRALPIRHPNATYTVNEFTGVLMFQTVSRSDAGQYHCEAKNGVGPPKSCQHTHMQIDDLNVAAVVSAVVLVCVILVLCAFGVCLAHRQGYFSRHRGRSFWIPHCHGVTHISSQNLNPSEHTQHSGYSHPPKEPQDFKHTQSFML